A genomic segment from Lutibacter sp. A80 encodes:
- a CDS encoding sulfatase-like hydrolase/transferase — translation MKNIFLFILAIVLLSCTKSKNKTPEKKQPNIVFIFTDDQSYSAVHALGNKEIITPTMDSFVEAGTTFTHAYNMGSWSGAVCAASRAMMNTGRTVWRANKFRKNWIKKDSLELSWSKLMASQGYETYMTGKWHVDAPAAAIFDNTVHIRPGMPKDAWKGRKNFDAPLPNGYNRPLNENDNSWSPYDTSKGGFWEGGKHWSEVLKDDAIEFINQAKTKETPFFMYLAFNAPHDPRQAPKEFVDMYPLENISTPKSFLPEYPYRNSIKNGDYLRDEMLAPMPRTEYAIKVHTQEYYASITHVDAQIGKIVEALKKSGKMDNTYIIFSADHGLAMGRHGFMGKQNLYDHSIRPPMIILGPDIPKNRKIDADVYLQDIMATSLELSGIEKPAYVEFNSFLDLAKAERNESHYDAIYGAYLKAQRMIRKDNFKLLVYPEINKVRLYDLKNDPEELNDIADNPIHQEKIKSLFKDLIQLQKELDDPLDLSKVYESLF, via the coding sequence ATGAAAAATATATTTTTATTTATACTAGCAATTGTACTGTTAAGTTGTACAAAATCTAAAAATAAAACACCTGAAAAAAAACAACCAAATATTGTTTTTATTTTTACAGATGATCAAAGTTATTCAGCGGTTCATGCGCTAGGTAATAAAGAAATTATTACCCCTACAATGGATTCTTTTGTGGAAGCTGGTACAACATTTACACATGCGTATAATATGGGCTCATGGAGCGGTGCTGTATGTGCTGCATCACGTGCAATGATGAATACTGGACGAACTGTTTGGAGAGCCAATAAATTCCGTAAAAATTGGATTAAAAAAGATTCTTTAGAACTTTCTTGGTCAAAATTAATGGCTTCTCAAGGTTATGAAACCTATATGACAGGAAAATGGCATGTTGATGCTCCTGCAGCTGCAATATTTGATAATACTGTTCACATACGTCCGGGAATGCCTAAAGATGCTTGGAAAGGGCGTAAAAATTTTGATGCGCCTTTACCTAACGGATATAATAGACCATTAAATGAAAACGATAATTCTTGGAGTCCTTATGATACCTCAAAAGGAGGTTTTTGGGAAGGTGGAAAACATTGGAGCGAGGTTTTAAAAGACGATGCCATTGAATTTATAAATCAAGCTAAAACCAAAGAAACACCTTTCTTTATGTATTTAGCATTTAATGCTCCACACGATCCTAGACAAGCACCAAAAGAGTTTGTGGATATGTATCCGCTAGAAAATATTTCTACACCAAAAAGTTTTTTACCTGAATATCCTTACAGAAATTCAATTAAAAATGGAGATTATTTAAGAGATGAAATGTTGGCTCCAATGCCAAGAACAGAATATGCAATTAAAGTCCATACGCAAGAGTATTATGCAAGTATTACTCATGTTGATGCTCAAATAGGAAAAATTGTAGAAGCATTAAAAAAATCGGGTAAAATGGATAATACCTATATTATTTTTTCAGCAGATCACGGATTGGCAATGGGACGCCATGGATTTATGGGAAAACAAAATTTATACGATCATAGTATTCGTCCACCAATGATTATTTTAGGACCAGACATTCCAAAAAATAGAAAAATTGATGCCGATGTGTATTTACAAGATATTATGGCAACTTCTTTAGAACTTTCAGGGATTGAAAAACCTGCTTATGTTGAGTTTAATAGCTTTTTAGATTTAGCAAAAGCAGAAAGAAATGAAAGTCATTACGATGCTATTTATGGCGCTTATTTAAAAGCGCAAAGAATGATTAGAAAAGATAATTTTAAATTATTAGTATATCCTGAAATTAATAAAGTGCGTCTTTACGATTTAAAAAATGATCCAGAAGAATTGAATGATATAGCTGACAATCCAATACATCAAGAAAAAATTAAAAGTTTATTTAAAGATTTAATTCAACTTCAAAAAGAACTGGATGATCCTTTAGACTTATCAAAAGTATATGAATCCTTATTTTAA
- a CDS encoding arylsulfatase yields MKKTYLMLLLLLAITACDEKKTAINSKEAQSVETNLNEKPNIILILADDLGKGLLSKNGQEIITTPNIDKLAKEGISFSNAYTNMLCAPSRASLITGLHDSHANKFDIISGGLYKKISAKTATLSEIEESINSVLKPIGEDEVFLGTVAQEAGYKTGQIGKLEWGFSATDAQMKRHGWDYYYGYLDHARAHGFYPPYLFENGKQVNIAGNLLPNSGKSKEPETPEAYKERHDMTGKKVYSQNLFMEKAFNFITENKDAPFFLYFPTQLPHGPVSIPEVHADFINDDRLTPIEKEYASMVKMLDDNVGQIMQKLKDEGIAENTIVIFASDNGHEIYYGQEGRVLKPYTNIKTGQRFDNLERKYYSDLAGDVFDGNDGQAGMKRSNLQGGITTPLIFNWPNKIKPGTTSDRLIANYDMLATIAEITGFNKPVNTDGISYYNELFGGETKTHEYVVYSSYSGPTLITNDGWKIRTILNKNVFEIYYLPDDYREENELSKQYPDKLKELKEKLLKACDGDFNNGLYSSKNSEIRIK; encoded by the coding sequence ATGAAGAAAACGTATTTAATGCTATTACTGCTTTTGGCAATTACAGCTTGTGATGAGAAGAAAACAGCTATTAATTCAAAAGAGGCTCAATCTGTTGAAACAAATTTAAATGAAAAGCCAAATATTATTTTAATTTTAGCTGATGATTTAGGAAAGGGCTTGCTAAGTAAAAATGGGCAAGAGATTATAACCACTCCAAACATTGATAAATTAGCAAAAGAAGGTATTAGTTTTAGCAACGCCTATACAAATATGTTATGTGCACCATCCAGAGCATCTTTAATAACAGGTCTTCATGACAGTCACGCAAACAAATTTGATATAATTTCTGGTGGTTTGTATAAAAAAATAAGTGCAAAAACAGCTACACTTAGTGAAATTGAAGAATCTATTAATAGTGTTTTAAAACCTATTGGTGAAGATGAAGTTTTTTTAGGAACAGTAGCACAAGAAGCGGGCTATAAAACAGGGCAAATTGGTAAATTAGAATGGGGTTTTTCAGCTACCGACGCACAAATGAAACGTCACGGATGGGACTATTATTACGGTTATTTAGACCATGCAAGAGCACATGGTTTTTATCCGCCATATTTATTTGAAAATGGAAAACAGGTTAATATAGCAGGGAATTTACTACCAAATTCAGGTAAATCTAAAGAACCTGAAACGCCAGAAGCTTATAAAGAAAGACATGATATGACTGGGAAAAAGGTATATTCTCAGAATTTATTTATGGAAAAAGCGTTTAATTTTATAACTGAAAATAAAGATGCTCCTTTCTTTTTATACTTTCCAACCCAATTACCGCACGGACCTGTTTCAATTCCAGAAGTACATGCAGATTTTATAAACGATGATAGACTAACACCAATTGAAAAAGAATATGCATCAATGGTTAAAATGTTAGACGATAATGTTGGACAAATTATGCAAAAATTAAAAGATGAAGGGATTGCTGAAAATACAATTGTAATTTTTGCATCTGATAATGGGCACGAAATTTATTATGGACAAGAAGGACGTGTTTTAAAGCCATATACCAATATAAAAACAGGACAACGTTTCGATAATTTAGAACGTAAATATTACAGTGATTTAGCTGGAGATGTTTTTGATGGTAATGATGGACAAGCAGGGATGAAAAGAAGTAATTTACAAGGCGGTATTACTACTCCTTTAATTTTTAATTGGCCAAATAAAATTAAACCAGGTACTACAAGTGATAGATTGATTGCAAATTATGATATGTTAGCTACAATAGCTGAAATTACAGGGTTTAATAAACCAGTAAATACTGATGGGATTTCTTATTATAATGAACTTTTTGGAGGTGAAACAAAAACACATGAATATGTTGTTTATTCATCATATTCTGGACCAACTTTAATTACAAATGACGGATGGAAAATACGTACTATTTTAAATAAAAATGTGTTTGAAATTTATTATTTACCAGATGATTATAGAGAAGAAAATGAGTTGTCTAAACAATATCCAGACAAATTAAAGGAACTTAAAGAAAAATTATTAAAAGCTTGTGATGGAGATTTTAACAATGGACTTTATTCTTCAAAAAACAGTGAAATAAGAATTAAATAA
- a CDS encoding sulfatase, with translation MKLKQYLNYPIVLFMLVLFFSCKQEQVNLPPPNIVWLVSEDNSMHYLKMFNENGVETPNLENLAAEGLVYTHAFSNAAVCSAARSTIISGLYGPHLASHYHRKIEKVSMPQEVKMFPAYLKKAGYYTTNNSKEDYNIIKSNNVWDDSSKKASWRNREEGQPFFHVYNSGITHEGSLHFNKETFENKKTTTSLESFKIQPNHPNTELFKYTNALYRDKIVEMDTRMGEVINQLKEDGLYDSTFIFYYGDHGGVLPGSKGYLYETGLHVPMLVHVPENYKNLVNNKLGSEVEGFVSFVDLAPTVLNLAGVEIPEALDGKPFLGENITAEEINNRDETFSYADRFDEKYDMVRAIRKGKYKYIRNYQPFNYDGLMNNYRYKQLAYKEWAKLYKEGELNDVQAAFFKPKKTEMLFNVESDPYETNNLAENKEFETVLLQLRNNLNKHLLKMPDLSFYPEHFLINNAFDNPIKFGQEHKEAISKYMQIADLSLLDFDAVKQQINEALNSKDPWERYWGIIVCSNFGEKANEFTSKLKEIANSDVEPINKVRALEYMGLFLNENTLGKIAQVLYKSNDTAEALLILNSMVLLTDNEFGYKENYNFELLSKKITRNQDIKNRIEYLSNK, from the coding sequence ATGAAACTAAAACAGTATTTAAATTATCCAATAGTACTATTTATGCTTGTACTATTTTTTTCATGTAAACAAGAACAAGTGAACTTACCACCACCAAATATTGTTTGGTTAGTATCGGAAGATAATTCAATGCATTATCTTAAAATGTTTAATGAGAATGGTGTTGAAACTCCAAATCTTGAAAATTTAGCAGCTGAAGGATTGGTTTATACACATGCTTTTTCCAATGCAGCAGTATGTAGTGCTGCACGATCTACAATAATTTCGGGTTTATATGGACCTCATTTAGCATCTCACTATCATAGAAAAATTGAAAAAGTTTCAATGCCTCAAGAAGTGAAAATGTTTCCTGCATATTTAAAAAAAGCAGGTTATTATACTACAAATAATAGTAAAGAAGATTATAATATTATTAAATCGAATAATGTTTGGGACGATTCTTCAAAAAAAGCAAGTTGGAGAAATAGAGAAGAAGGACAACCATTTTTCCATGTATATAACAGTGGAATTACTCATGAAGGAAGTCTTCATTTTAATAAAGAAACATTTGAAAATAAAAAAACAACTACAAGCTTAGAGTCATTTAAAATTCAACCAAACCATCCAAATACAGAATTGTTTAAATATACAAATGCCTTGTATAGAGATAAAATTGTTGAAATGGATACTCGTATGGGCGAAGTAATAAACCAATTAAAAGAAGATGGTTTATACGATTCTACTTTTATCTTTTATTATGGAGACCACGGAGGTGTATTGCCTGGAAGTAAAGGTTATTTATACGAAACAGGTTTACATGTTCCAATGTTGGTTCATGTTCCTGAAAATTATAAAAACTTAGTTAATAATAAATTAGGAAGTGAAGTTGAAGGCTTTGTAAGTTTTGTAGATTTAGCTCCAACAGTACTAAATTTAGCTGGAGTTGAAATTCCTGAAGCATTGGATGGTAAACCATTTTTAGGAGAAAATATAACGGCAGAAGAAATTAATAATAGAGACGAAACATTTAGTTATGCAGATAGATTTGACGAAAAGTACGATATGGTTCGAGCTATTAGAAAAGGTAAATATAAATATATAAGAAATTACCAGCCATTTAACTACGATGGTTTAATGAATAATTATCGTTACAAGCAATTGGCTTACAAAGAATGGGCTAAATTGTATAAGGAAGGTGAATTAAACGATGTACAAGCAGCATTTTTTAAGCCTAAAAAAACAGAAATGCTTTTTAATGTTGAAAGTGATCCTTATGAAACTAATAATTTAGCAGAAAATAAAGAGTTCGAAACAGTTTTGCTTCAATTAAGAAATAACTTAAATAAGCACCTTTTAAAAATGCCAGATTTATCATTTTATCCAGAGCATTTTTTAATAAATAATGCATTTGATAATCCTATTAAATTTGGTCAAGAGCATAAAGAAGCTATTTCAAAATATATGCAAATAGCAGATTTAAGCTTATTAGATTTCGATGCTGTTAAACAACAAATTAATGAAGCCTTAAATTCAAAAGACCCTTGGGAACGTTATTGGGGAATTATTGTTTGTAGCAATTTTGGAGAAAAAGCAAACGAATTTACATCAAAATTAAAAGAAATTGCAAACAGTGATGTAGAGCCAATTAATAAAGTGAGAGCTTTAGAGTATATGGGGTTATTTTTAAATGAAAATACATTGGGTAAAATTGCTCAAGTTCTTTATAAATCTAACGATACAGCAGAAGCATTATTAATTTTAAATTCAATGGTTTTATTAACAGATAATGAGTTTGGCTATAAAGAGAATTATAATTTTGAATTACTTTCAAAAAAAATAACAAGAAATCAAGACATAAAAAATAGAATAGAATACTTGTCAAATAAATAA
- a CDS encoding glycoside hydrolase family 2 TIM barrel-domain containing protein: protein MSKYLVTLIVITTLISCNKVVLNPSNNNVANNWENPEWENPEWENPEIFQINREEPTASFYKYNEPTEAFENDSWQNSSLYQSLNGTWNFYYADSVQARPTGFYKDNFSLEGWDKIEVPSNWEMKGFGIPIYTNRTYMFPANPPFIPHNTNNVGSYKRDFEISDDWDGKDIYLHFEGVSGAMYIWVNGEKIGYNEGSKTAAEFKITDVVKKGKNSLAVQVLRWSDASYMEDQDFWRLTGIERDVYVYATNKVTLRDFRVTSDLTNNYTEGVFKVDLEVDNNSKKNVEKEVKVQLFDGDNEVYSATKKVDLAKGRTTVNFNKNIPNVKTWNAETPNLYTLLLTVNGESTAIKVGFRNIEIKNNQFLVNGKAVLLKGANLHDHSETEGHVISEELTMLDLEVMKQNNLNAIRCSHYPKNPHFYRLCDKYGFYVVDEVNIETHGMGTTNQGLDNNKKAQAVHPAYLPQWKAMHLDRTIRMFERDKNYPSIVTWSLGNEAGNGDNFVATYNWLKEQDTTRPTQYEGATQYSNTDIQAPMYWTIDRMIKYAENNPTRPLIQCEYAHAMGNSVGNLQQYWDVIEKYDIMQGGFIWDWVDQGILTKNEEGEEFWAYGGDLGGHDLYNDQNFCLNGIVNPDRTAHPALYEVKKVYQYIKFKPVNLSNGEISIKNIYDFTNLNEFDFTWKLLENGVEISEGKIPTLDIDSYETKTVKINIPKLNNASAEYHLNVYALNKNETDLMPVGHVVAFEQFQLTANKLTASESTINSEISISTTDNITTLSNANFEVKFNTKTGLLDALDYGNGNLLVKGVTPNFWRATTDNDFGAKSPELLGVWKEATDTQMLTKVSLSSNGEELDLSKALTVNNNVKIETTYSLPSVKGQIVVSYTVNGQGEISVNNQLKNISSELPILPRFGNNFIINNQYQSVTWFGRGPHENYNDRNTAALVGLYKASVEELYFPYIRPQENGYRTDVRYIEFVNAAGKGLKIEGSSLISFSAHHQYNSDFDAGKTKQQRHTTDIKKRDFVNINIDYMQTGIGGDNSWSLKARAHEQFRVKAENLNYSYKITPLK, encoded by the coding sequence ATGAGTAAGTATTTAGTCACACTAATTGTAATAACTACTTTAATATCATGTAATAAGGTAGTTTTAAATCCAAGTAATAATAATGTTGCTAATAATTGGGAGAATCCAGAATGGGAAAACCCAGAATGGGAAAATCCAGAGATATTTCAAATTAATAGAGAAGAACCAACAGCATCATTTTATAAATATAATGAACCAACAGAGGCTTTTGAGAATGATAGTTGGCAAAATTCTTCATTATACCAATCTTTAAATGGAACTTGGAATTTCTATTATGCAGATAGTGTACAAGCAAGACCTACAGGATTTTATAAAGACAATTTTAGCCTAGAAGGATGGGATAAAATTGAAGTACCATCAAACTGGGAGATGAAAGGTTTTGGAATACCAATATATACCAATAGAACATATATGTTTCCAGCAAATCCACCTTTTATTCCTCATAATACTAATAATGTAGGAAGTTATAAAAGAGATTTTGAAATTTCAGATGATTGGGATGGAAAAGATATTTACTTACATTTTGAAGGTGTAAGTGGTGCAATGTATATTTGGGTAAATGGAGAAAAAATTGGTTATAACGAAGGTAGTAAAACAGCAGCAGAGTTTAAAATTACAGATGTTGTTAAAAAAGGTAAAAATAGCTTAGCAGTTCAAGTATTACGTTGGTCAGATGCTAGTTATATGGAAGATCAAGATTTTTGGAGATTGACAGGTATTGAAAGAGATGTTTATGTATATGCAACTAATAAAGTTACATTACGCGATTTTAGAGTAACTTCAGATTTAACAAATAATTATACAGAAGGTGTATTTAAAGTAGATTTAGAAGTTGATAATAACTCTAAGAAAAATGTTGAAAAAGAAGTTAAAGTTCAATTGTTTGATGGGGATAATGAAGTTTATTCAGCAACTAAAAAAGTTGATTTAGCAAAGGGAAGAACTACTGTAAACTTTAATAAAAATATTCCTAATGTAAAAACTTGGAATGCTGAAACACCTAACTTATACACGCTTTTACTAACTGTAAACGGCGAATCTACAGCAATAAAAGTTGGGTTTAGAAATATTGAAATTAAAAACAATCAGTTTTTAGTTAATGGAAAAGCTGTTTTATTAAAAGGAGCAAATCTTCACGATCATAGTGAAACAGAAGGGCATGTAATTTCAGAAGAATTAACAATGCTAGATTTAGAGGTGATGAAACAAAATAACCTGAATGCAATTCGTTGTAGTCATTATCCTAAAAATCCACACTTTTACAGATTGTGCGATAAGTATGGTTTTTATGTAGTTGATGAGGTTAATATTGAAACTCACGGAATGGGAACTACAAATCAAGGTTTAGATAACAATAAAAAAGCTCAAGCTGTTCACCCAGCATACTTACCACAATGGAAAGCTATGCACTTGGATAGAACAATTAGAATGTTTGAACGTGATAAAAACTACCCTTCAATTGTAACTTGGTCTTTAGGTAATGAAGCTGGTAATGGAGACAATTTTGTTGCAACTTATAATTGGTTAAAAGAACAAGATACTACTAGACCAACACAATATGAAGGAGCTACACAATACAGTAATACCGATATTCAAGCTCCAATGTATTGGACAATAGATAGAATGATAAAATACGCAGAAAATAACCCTACACGCCCATTAATTCAATGTGAATATGCACATGCAATGGGGAATAGTGTTGGAAATTTACAACAATATTGGGACGTTATTGAAAAGTACGATATTATGCAAGGTGGATTTATCTGGGATTGGGTAGATCAAGGAATTTTAACTAAAAATGAAGAAGGAGAAGAGTTTTGGGCTTATGGAGGAGATTTAGGAGGTCACGATTTATATAACGATCAAAACTTCTGTTTAAATGGAATTGTAAATCCAGATAGAACTGCTCACCCTGCTTTATATGAGGTGAAGAAAGTATATCAATACATAAAGTTTAAACCAGTTAATTTAAGTAATGGAGAAATTTCAATTAAAAATATTTATGATTTCACCAATTTAAACGAGTTTGATTTTACGTGGAAACTTTTAGAAAATGGAGTTGAAATATCTGAAGGAAAAATACCAACGTTAGATATCGATTCTTATGAAACGAAAACAGTTAAAATTAACATACCAAAGTTAAATAATGCATCAGCAGAGTATCACCTAAATGTTTATGCTTTAAATAAAAATGAAACAGATTTAATGCCTGTAGGACATGTTGTTGCTTTTGAACAATTTCAATTAACAGCGAATAAATTAACTGCTTCAGAAAGTACAATAAACAGTGAAATTTCTATTAGTACTACAGATAATATTACAACTCTTTCAAATGCTAATTTTGAAGTTAAATTTAATACAAAAACAGGTTTATTAGATGCTTTAGATTATGGAAATGGAAACTTATTGGTTAAAGGTGTAACTCCTAACTTTTGGAGAGCAACTACTGATAATGATTTTGGAGCAAAATCACCTGAACTTTTAGGTGTATGGAAAGAAGCGACTGACACACAAATGTTAACAAAAGTTAGTTTGTCAAGTAATGGAGAAGAATTAGATTTATCTAAAGCTTTAACCGTAAATAATAATGTTAAAATTGAAACAACATATAGTTTACCTTCAGTTAAGGGACAAATTGTTGTAAGTTATACAGTAAATGGGCAAGGTGAAATTTCAGTAAATAACCAGTTGAAAAATATTAGTTCAGAACTGCCAATTTTACCAAGATTTGGAAATAATTTTATTATAAATAACCAATACCAATCAGTTACTTGGTTTGGAAGAGGGCCACACGAAAATTATAACGATAGAAATACCGCTGCTTTAGTTGGACTGTATAAAGCCTCAGTTGAAGAATTATACTTCCCTTATATTAGACCACAAGAAAATGGATATAGAACAGATGTACGTTATATAGAGTTTGTTAATGCAGCAGGAAAAGGATTGAAAATTGAAGGAAGTTCATTAATAAGTTTTAGTGCACATCATCAATATAATAGTGATTTTGATGCAGGTAAAACAAAGCAACAAAGACATACAACAGATATTAAAAAGAGAGATTTTGTAAATATAAATATAGATTATATGCAAACGGGAATAGGAGGAGATAATAGTTGGAGTTTAAAAGCTCGTGCTCATGAACAATTTAGAGTAAAAGCTGAAAATTTAAATTATTCTTACAAAATAACTCCTTTAAAATAA